From the genome of Sphingobacterium kitahiroshimense, one region includes:
- a CDS encoding TIGR04139 family peptide modification target, with amino-acid sequence MKKLSGMKSFSSLENNKLDETALEMLQGGRRSIGASVVYSNFLNAQGQQDIDTYDQYGAFAGRIWDNSSDCSEANTW; translated from the coding sequence ATGAAAAAGTTAAGTGGAATGAAGAGCTTCTCTTCACTAGAAAACAATAAGTTAGATGAAACAGCTTTGGAAATGCTACAAGGTGGCCGTCGTTCTATTGGCGCTTCAGTCGTTTATTCGAACTTCCTGAATGCGCAAGGCCAACAAGATATTGATACTTATGATCAATATGGGGCATTTGCTGGCAGAATTTGGGACAACTCTTCAGATTGTTCAGAAGCTAATACGTGGTAA